A stretch of Natator depressus isolate rNatDep1 chromosome 2, rNatDep2.hap1, whole genome shotgun sequence DNA encodes these proteins:
- the MFSD3 gene encoding major facilitator superfamily domain-containing protein 3, which translates to MNSKYVLLGGLYFVQGMPYGLQSGLLPIYLRSVGLSFSKISLAKMLYLPWILKMLWAPLVDQYHTKQTWLVLSMSGLVLACLACATMSPETNFLPVAAMLLLMNFFASVQDIAVDGVAIGLLWQDEIGYGNTIQVVAYKLGSVLAGGGLLTLMHLLGWGVLFLLLAIIYLLAILYVWSAPELWLTLGRPSQDGQPRTRTFNPWRILQELLRVPGTLWTTGFVFLYKLGEQGTTTMFPLFLLDHGFSTQQLGFWNGVVAMVFSITGSSLGGQLMSKQRQPLSLLKALLLLRFCSLNLQTFLVFIYDDGVSLFKGAAILSICVQHFIGGLITTLAFSIMMQCTQRADGIIQATHYSFLATLEVLGKLAFSSFVGSIVDWLGFASSFCCFLFLSFTSVLYVLNVPPGGS; encoded by the exons ATGAACTCTAAGTATGTGCTGCTGGGGGGCCTGTACTTCGTCCAAGGGATGCCATATGGGCTACAGTCCGGCCTGCTGCCCATCTATCTCCGCAGCGTGGGCCTCTCCTTCAGCAAGATCAGCTTGGCCAAAATGCTCTATCTGCCCTGGATCCTCAAGATGCTGTGGGCTCCTTTAGTGGATCAGTACCACACCAAGCAGACCTGGCTGGTGCTCAGCATGTCAGGACTAGTGCTGGCCTGCCTAGCATGTGCCACTATGTCGCCGGAGACCAACTTCCTGCCTGTCGCTGCCATGCTGCTGCTCATGAACTTCTTTGCTTCTGTCCAGGACATCGCAGTGGATGGAGTAGCCATTGGGCTCCTGTGGCAGGATGAGATCGGGTACGGCAACACCATCCAAGTGGTGGCTTACAAACTGGGCTCCGTGCTGGCGGGAGGAGGCCTCCTGACCTTGATGCACCTGTTGGGCTGGGGGGTTCTCTTCTTGCTTCTGGCCATCATTTATCTTCTGGCCATACTGTATGTGTGGAGTGCTCCGGAACTGTGGCTCACGCTAGGACGGCCTTCTCAGGATGGCCAGCCCCGGACAAGAACCTTCAACCCTTGGAGAATTCTCCAGGAGCTCCTCCGTGTGCCGGGCACCCTTTGGACCACCGGCTTTGTCTTCCTCTACAAGCTTG GTGAGCAAGGCACCACCACCATGTTCCCACTCTTCCTGCTGGACCATGGATTCTCCACCCAGCAACTTGGCTTCTGGAATGGAGTGGTAGCCATGGTCTTCTCCATCACAGGTTCCTCACTGGGTGGCCAGCTGATGTCCAAGCAGAG GCAGCCACTGTCTCTGCTGAAGGCTCTCTTACTGCTCCGCTTCTGCAGCCTGAACTTACAGACCTTTTTGGTCTTCATCTACGATGATGGAGTCTCTCTCTTCAAAG GGGCTGCGATCCTGAGTATCTGTGTCCAGCACTTCATTGGAGGGCTGATCACCACCCTGGCTTTTAGCATCATGATGCAATGCACGCAGAGGGCGGATGGCATCATACAG GCCACTCATTACAGTTTCCTGGCCACCCTGGAAGTGCTGGGCAAGCTGGCATTCAGCAGCTTTGTGGGGAGCATCGTGGACTGGCTGGGCTTTGCATCCAGCTTCTGctgcttcctcttcctctccttcacCTCTGTGCTCTACGTCCTGAATGTGCCTCCTGGCGGGAGCTGA